AGAGCGATTCAAAAATCTTTGGATCGATCAAAGTGACTACACTTGGACCAAGCACCCGGTACTGCGCATGAGTTTGATCGAAATGGGCCTAGCTTCCCCCGAACAGTTCGAGGAACGCTTAGTTCGAAATTTAAAACAGAAAGCCACTGCCGCTGGTATTCTTTTGCCGGATGGTTTGAGTTCAGCAGAGTGTCTGGCCAGTCTGGTTCAAAATCTTTCGCAAAAGAACTCGGTTGTTTTGTTGATCGATGAATACGATGCTCCCATTCTGGCGCATATCTCCAATCCAGCCTTGGCGGAAGAGATGCGGACTATTTTGAAGTCGTTCTACGGCGTCATTAAAGCTTTAGACGCCCACCTGAGATTCGTATTTATCACCGGCGTCACCAAATTCAACAAAACATCGATTTTTTCCGGTATCAATAACCTGGAAGACTTAACTCTGAGCGAACAAGCCGCTACGCTTTTGGGGATTGAGTTAGAAGAATTAAAGCTCTACTTTTCGGAACACATCCAAGCCGTCGCCCATAAACATCGCTGCTCTTGGGAGAAGCTCTGCTTGACTCTGCAAGAGTGGTACAATGGCTACCGATTTTCTCCTTACTCCGAGAAAAAAGTTTATAACCCCAGTTCGGTTCTGAAGGCGCTCAATCGGGGGCAGTTTGAAAATTATTGGTCACAAACCGGAACTCCCAGCTTTCTCGTCAAACTTATTCAAGAGAAAAACTATCCCATCTTAGATTTAGAAAATCTCATTTTATCGAGCGAAGACTTGGGGGCCTTTGATATTGAGCAAATTCAGTTGCCCACACTATTGTTTCAAACCGGCTATTTAACGATTCGAGACTATGATCCGGATAGCGCGCTCTGCCAGCTTGCATTTCCAAACCAAGAAGTGACTCAGTCGATGATCCGCGTATTAGCCCCTATGCTTACTCG
This window of the Myxococcaceae bacterium genome carries:
- a CDS encoding ATP-binding protein, translating into MRRLPDTIDDFKKLIEENYLYVDKTRHLYELLTGSPQKFFLSRPRRFGKTLLVSTLEQIFLGNRERFKNLWIDQSDYTWTKHPVLRMSLIEMGLASPEQFEERLVRNLKQKATAAGILLPDGLSSAECLASLVQNLSQKNSVVLLIDEYDAPILAHISNPALAEEMRTILKSFYGVIKALDAHLRFVFITGVTKFNKTSIFSGINNLEDLTLSEQAATLLGIELEELKLYFSEHIQAVAHKHRCSWEKLCLTLQEWYNGYRFSPYSEKKVYNPSSVLKALNRGQFENYWSQTGTPSFLVKLIQEKNYPILDLENLILSSEDLGAFDIEQIQLPTLLFQTGYLTIRDYDPDSALCQLAFPNQEVTQSMIRVLAPMLTRQDSFAPWQQLASRLKRDLLQNNLNDFCSRLRPFFADIPYDLHIPLERYYQTVFYMLIKFMGAEIMTEERTNIGRIDAVLQTPTHTYIVELKMGQSAQEALEQIRQRQYAEKYQLSGKSLIALGLAFDPVTKNIIDQAWQQL